One Micromonospora sp. WMMD1120 genomic region harbors:
- a CDS encoding S8 family serine peptidase, with the protein MTLRSTHRWAVAGLVVALLAVLTPAAPATAAVDEYVLYATVTANSSGQGQTLADIAGRYLGDAERADELFNLNSGRRQPDGKALTDADRLTPGWYVVLPWDAVGPGVQYGVLPTRPPDPSATASPPSTATGPGTPPSSPDPLPTSRPGGKCVAATVASDRSTWATTRLAADRVWPRTRGAGQLVAVVDSGVDGRLPQLTGRVAQGADLVTGGRRGDTDCLGTGTAMAGLIAASAPPGGGFAGIAPDAVVLPIRIATDGKPVGPADQAAAIEVAASAGATVIALGDHVTVTDEAVRRAIEQALSRDIVVIAGAPAGAANAGAADLLPEYLLLVGGVSADGKAAEEYATDTVDVVAPGVNVSSLGITGTTGFVGSGTRYAVALAAGEAALVRAAHPRLSAVQVARRIVLTADEMGGAQAGSPYGHGMIDPEAAVIEDLPDETESVPPESAGTSGGVAGAGTVAQIAILLTMVAALVAGALLVIRLRRSTRRPSDGTGEPPVAAEPTGAPEPQTSTPSGGR; encoded by the coding sequence GTGACCCTCCGATCGACGCACCGCTGGGCGGTGGCCGGCCTGGTGGTCGCGCTGCTCGCCGTGCTGACGCCGGCCGCTCCGGCCACCGCAGCGGTCGACGAGTACGTGCTGTACGCCACCGTCACGGCGAACAGCTCGGGTCAGGGGCAGACCCTCGCCGACATCGCCGGACGCTACCTGGGCGACGCCGAGCGCGCCGACGAGCTGTTCAACCTCAACAGCGGCCGCCGGCAGCCCGACGGCAAGGCGCTCACCGACGCGGACCGGTTGACCCCGGGGTGGTACGTCGTGCTGCCCTGGGACGCCGTCGGACCCGGGGTGCAGTACGGCGTCCTGCCGACCCGGCCTCCGGACCCCTCCGCCACGGCGTCGCCCCCGTCCACCGCCACCGGACCGGGAACTCCACCGTCGAGTCCCGACCCGCTGCCGACATCCCGTCCGGGCGGCAAGTGCGTCGCGGCCACCGTCGCGAGCGACAGGTCCACCTGGGCCACCACGCGCCTGGCCGCGGACCGGGTGTGGCCGCGGACCAGGGGCGCCGGGCAGCTCGTGGCCGTGGTGGACTCCGGTGTCGACGGCCGGCTGCCGCAGTTGACCGGTCGGGTCGCGCAGGGCGCCGACCTGGTCACCGGTGGCCGACGCGGAGACACCGACTGTCTCGGCACCGGCACCGCGATGGCCGGCCTGATCGCCGCGAGCGCCCCACCGGGCGGTGGCTTCGCCGGCATCGCGCCCGACGCGGTGGTGCTGCCCATCCGGATCGCCACCGACGGCAAGCCGGTGGGCCCGGCCGACCAGGCCGCGGCCATCGAGGTGGCCGCCTCCGCCGGCGCCACCGTGATCGCCCTCGGCGACCACGTCACGGTCACCGACGAGGCCGTACGCCGGGCGATCGAGCAGGCGCTGTCCCGCGACATCGTGGTGATCGCGGGCGCGCCCGCCGGCGCCGCGAACGCCGGGGCGGCGGACCTGCTGCCGGAGTACCTGCTGCTGGTCGGCGGGGTGAGCGCCGACGGCAAGGCGGCCGAGGAGTACGCGACCGACACCGTGGACGTCGTCGCGCCCGGCGTCAACGTCTCCAGCCTCGGCATCACCGGCACCACCGGGTTCGTCGGCAGCGGCACGCGCTACGCGGTGGCGCTCGCCGCCGGGGAGGCGGCCCTGGTGCGCGCCGCGCATCCACGGTTGTCGGCGGTCCAGGTGGCCCGCCGGATCGTGCTGACCGCCGACGAGATGGGCGGTGCGCAGGCCGGCAGCCCCTACGGACACGGCATGATCGACCCGGAGGCCGCCGTCATCGAGGACCTGCCGGACGAGACCGAGTCGGTGCCGCCGGAGTCGGCCGGCACCAGCGGTGGCGTCGCCGGCGCCGGCACGGTGGCGCAGATCGCCATCCTGCTCACCATGGTGGCAGCGCTGGTTGCCGGCGCGCTGCTGGTGATCCGGCTGCGCCGCTCCACCCGCCGCCCGTCCGACGGCACCGGCGAGCCACCTGTCGCCGCCGAACCCACCGGTGCTCCCGAGCCGCAGACGTCGACACCGAGCGGCGGACGATGA
- a CDS encoding zf-HC2 domain-containing protein, with amino-acid sequence MGDIGCEEPELRGKIALYVTGRISGSEQWEVEEHLAHCADCLEESRILGDAVLALAVLGEADRRELVADFGVPVAATTAHGGARPAGSSAPRSRDDADRRPSTRPSGPGRPGSRSGRRRPRKPMLAAGGLVLVVLLAIGGVLGQSVLNDAPPPVALVADSGGSASGAVLSVTVSPDGGDAAIRATVSGLEAGRSYRFYVTDVAGNSYDIAGLTGTGQAQDLTGACPVPLDRLERFSVTAADGALVVAATVRRTGSTPAATG; translated from the coding sequence GTGGGCGACATCGGATGTGAGGAGCCGGAGCTGCGCGGCAAGATCGCGCTCTACGTCACCGGCCGGATCTCGGGCAGCGAGCAGTGGGAGGTGGAGGAGCACCTCGCCCACTGCGCCGACTGTCTGGAGGAGAGCCGGATCCTCGGCGACGCCGTGCTCGCGCTGGCCGTGCTCGGGGAGGCGGACCGGCGCGAACTCGTCGCCGACTTCGGCGTGCCGGTCGCCGCGACGACGGCGCACGGCGGTGCGCGTCCGGCGGGCTCGTCCGCTCCGCGGTCGCGCGACGACGCGGACCGACGCCCGTCGACCCGCCCATCGGGCCCGGGCCGACCGGGGTCGCGCTCCGGCCGTCGACGTCCCCGCAAGCCGATGCTGGCCGCCGGGGGCCTGGTGCTTGTCGTCCTGCTGGCCATCGGTGGTGTGCTCGGCCAGTCCGTTCTGAACGACGCGCCGCCGCCGGTAGCGCTGGTCGCCGACTCCGGAGGAAGCGCCAGCGGCGCCGTGTTGTCGGTGACCGTGTCGCCCGATGGCGGCGACGCCGCCATCCGGGCCACGGTCTCCGGTCTGGAAGCAGGCCGCAGCTACCGCTTCTACGTCACCGACGTGGCCGGTAACAGCTACGACATCGCCGGGCTGACCGGAACCGGGCAGGCCCAGGACCTCACCGGCGCGTGCCCGGTGCCGTTGGACCGGTTGGAGCGGTTCAGTGTGACGGCCGCCGACGGCGCGCTCGTCGTCGCCGCGACGGTACGCCGCACCGGCAGCACGCCGGCCGCGACCGGTTAA
- a CDS encoding AAA family ATPase — protein sequence MSAVDLLSGPALTVVTGPAGVGRSHALRLAADAAARQGTPVLALRLAPEDRAEPWYLVGRVLAALNPSGPSGRAVEPPAATLTGLLRRRAGLVLVLDDAQWADTESVRVLRDVLADPAGPAIRCLAAVRTGGGAPVPRPRPGLAARVVPLRPRPPDDTDALVARLLRATPHQDLAAAVRRYAVGVPAAVDAVLTGYRAAGHLVLADGRAGLRDPSAVPVIPPGHQLLRPVHRLGRSARAVARALAVLQPFGPAAPALIARALDLPPEQVRRQLATARTEGVVRTRSGCWTVTTPALALGLVAGHGPYERRRIAQVAVEALCDDPSAVPDPHYLPDRLVEAGGSVDPARAVALLREAAAGAGGSPADAARWWAAAADLSGSATDHVEAALSGAAAALRRGLRDEVGRVLEPVLAAYADDLTPGQHTEAAALLAGTTRQRDAESGDGTPSRVAAPLPLADRCLLDFRAGRWTAALDGAVLAEAAGQAGTDPPVAAVAAQVLLAQGRPNRARAVLDAADQPAHLLAPARADLHRALGDARAASGVLRAALDRFATAELWVLAAELAAEHYDAGTVRAAREASLSAYPEALVRMIVDRDADAAAEAVRRARALNQPYELARTLERAVRWVGHDPTALAEAYQILGGLGALLHRSRLRQLAREHDAPVAGRAETVAEGDRLLAVLVADGLSNRELAAATQNSEKSVEGRLSRLFARTGYRSRVELATAVLAGTFGTGAATVNGGPAR from the coding sequence ATGAGCGCTGTCGACCTGCTCAGCGGGCCGGCGCTCACAGTGGTCACCGGGCCGGCCGGGGTCGGCCGCAGCCACGCGCTGCGGCTCGCCGCGGACGCCGCCGCCCGGCAGGGCACACCCGTGCTCGCGCTGCGGCTGGCGCCGGAGGATCGCGCCGAGCCGTGGTACCTGGTCGGACGCGTCCTCGCCGCGCTCAACCCGTCCGGCCCGTCCGGTCGGGCCGTCGAGCCGCCCGCCGCCACCCTCACCGGCCTGCTGCGCCGCCGGGCCGGGCTGGTGCTCGTCCTCGACGACGCCCAGTGGGCCGACACCGAGTCGGTGCGGGTGCTCCGGGACGTCCTGGCCGACCCGGCCGGTCCCGCCATTCGCTGCCTGGCCGCCGTCCGCACCGGTGGTGGCGCGCCGGTCCCGCGCCCACGGCCCGGTCTGGCCGCCCGGGTCGTGCCACTGCGTCCCCGGCCGCCCGACGACACCGACGCGCTCGTCGCCCGGCTGCTGCGCGCCACGCCGCACCAGGACCTGGCCGCCGCGGTACGCCGGTACGCCGTCGGGGTGCCCGCCGCCGTCGACGCGGTCCTCACCGGCTACCGCGCCGCCGGGCACCTCGTGCTGGCCGACGGGCGCGCCGGGCTGCGCGACCCGAGCGCCGTCCCGGTCATCCCGCCCGGACACCAGCTCCTGCGACCGGTGCACCGGCTCGGCCGATCGGCGCGCGCGGTCGCGCGGGCCCTCGCCGTGCTGCAACCGTTCGGTCCGGCCGCGCCCGCGCTCATCGCGCGTGCCCTCGACCTGCCCCCCGAGCAGGTACGCCGACAGCTCGCCACGGCGCGGACCGAAGGGGTGGTCCGCACCCGGTCGGGCTGCTGGACCGTGACCACACCGGCTCTGGCGCTCGGTCTCGTCGCCGGACACGGCCCGTACGAGCGGCGTCGGATCGCGCAGGTCGCCGTCGAGGCGCTGTGCGACGACCCGTCCGCCGTGCCCGACCCGCACTACCTACCGGACCGCCTCGTCGAGGCGGGCGGGTCGGTCGACCCGGCGCGGGCGGTCGCGCTGCTGCGGGAGGCCGCCGCCGGAGCGGGCGGGTCACCGGCCGACGCGGCACGCTGGTGGGCCGCCGCAGCCGACCTGAGCGGCTCGGCGACCGACCACGTGGAGGCCGCCCTGAGCGGGGCGGCGGCCGCACTGCGGCGCGGGCTGCGCGACGAGGTGGGTCGCGTCCTGGAGCCTGTGCTGGCCGCCTACGCCGACGACCTCACTCCGGGACAGCACACCGAGGCCGCGGCTCTGCTCGCCGGGACCACCCGGCAGAGGGACGCCGAGAGCGGCGACGGAACACCGAGCCGTGTCGCCGCGCCGCTGCCCCTGGCCGACCGTTGCCTGCTCGACTTCCGTGCCGGCCGATGGACCGCTGCCCTCGACGGGGCCGTCCTCGCCGAGGCCGCCGGGCAGGCGGGAACCGACCCGCCGGTCGCCGCCGTCGCCGCCCAGGTGTTGCTGGCCCAGGGTCGGCCCAACCGTGCCCGCGCCGTGCTGGACGCCGCTGACCAACCGGCGCACCTGCTGGCACCGGCCCGCGCCGACCTGCACCGTGCCCTCGGTGACGCACGAGCGGCGTCCGGCGTGCTGCGCGCCGCGCTCGACCGCTTCGCCACCGCGGAGCTGTGGGTGCTCGCCGCCGAGTTGGCCGCCGAGCACTATGACGCGGGCACCGTGCGGGCCGCGCGCGAGGCGTCGCTGTCCGCGTACCCGGAGGCCCTCGTCCGCATGATCGTCGACCGCGACGCCGACGCGGCGGCCGAGGCGGTGCGGCGGGCACGGGCGTTGAACCAGCCGTACGAGCTCGCGCGCACGCTGGAACGCGCGGTCCGTTGGGTGGGGCACGACCCGACGGCGCTCGCCGAGGCGTACCAGATCCTCGGCGGCCTCGGGGCGCTGCTGCACCGGTCCCGGCTCCGGCAGCTCGCCCGGGAACATGACGCTCCGGTCGCCGGCCGCGCGGAGACCGTCGCCGAGGGCGACCGGCTGCTCGCCGTGCTCGTCGCGGACGGACTGTCCAACCGGGAACTGGCCGCCGCGACGCAGAACAGCGAGAAAAGCGTCGAAGGCCGCCTGAGCCGCCTGTTCGCCCGGACCGGTTACCGCTCCCGGGTGGAGCTGGCCACGGCGGTGCTGGCCGGGACGTTCGGCACCGGAGCCGCCACCGTCAACGGCGGTCCGGCGCGATGA
- a CDS encoding right-handed parallel beta-helix repeat-containing protein, whose translation MKSKRIVVSRTAPGSCRSIREALQRAEPGALIMVTPGHYPENLVLDKVVTVAAEEGPGTVKITAASGPAVVLTAESAALNALTIEALDAASPAVAFEAGQLAMTECELTASAWATVFVLGRAALTMRGSRVTNQAGAGVVVTAATGSVLDDCRLVQLGTSGVVVGESGVLRMRASTVQGAGGNGVCLNGRASIDLEDCEIIGAAKPALAVEQQAAAVIRRLTVSGGDGIGAYLATSGAVSVEDSTIAGIGHDGVFVSSRCAPRLTRTTVRSPGRHGLRFVGQAAGVVERCAVLGAGAAAVSVDERSTPEFSELEVEGGADVAVRIEGGADPFFRRLQVSGCNGTAVVVTGGARGTLENITLDRPGGHGLAVADAARTTVTGLSLRGATGVGLHVANAVLTCTDVDIAGCGDAGVEAGAGAEVSLTQCRVRESRADGCLVGAGGTGLLADSEFDGNAGNGVTIATAEPVRLTGCAVRDNRGSGLRQLVPGELTVDGLTSARNAAPDAYGTSAAGTASAYADAPPPDRAEIRRASDPLTELHDLVGLSSVKHEVSSLINLNKMSQRRREAGLSAPPMARHLVFAGPPGTGKTTVARLYGAILADLRVLRSGHLVEVARADLVAQIIGGTAIKTTEAFNRALGGVLFIDEAYTLSTGRGGTGPDFGREAIDTLVKLMEDHRDDIVVIAAGYSAEMQRFLDTNPGLESRFSRTIEFLSYSAAELVTIVEEQCRRHDYHLDEEATALLLDHFEAIPKTGTFGNGRTARKVFERMADRQASRLAASDRLTDADMRLLTAADFSADA comes from the coding sequence GTGAAGAGCAAGAGGATCGTCGTCTCCCGGACCGCACCAGGATCCTGCCGCAGCATCCGCGAGGCGTTGCAGCGGGCGGAGCCCGGCGCGCTCATCATGGTGACGCCGGGCCACTACCCGGAGAACCTGGTGCTCGACAAGGTCGTCACCGTGGCCGCCGAAGAGGGCCCGGGCACCGTGAAGATAACCGCGGCCAGTGGTCCTGCGGTCGTGCTGACCGCCGAGTCCGCGGCGCTCAACGCGCTGACCATCGAGGCGCTCGACGCGGCCAGCCCGGCCGTGGCCTTCGAGGCCGGGCAGCTCGCGATGACCGAGTGCGAGTTGACAGCGAGCGCGTGGGCGACCGTCTTCGTCCTCGGCCGCGCCGCCCTCACCATGCGCGGCAGCCGGGTCACCAACCAGGCCGGCGCCGGAGTGGTGGTAACCGCCGCGACCGGCAGCGTCCTCGACGACTGCCGTCTCGTCCAGCTCGGCACCTCAGGGGTGGTGGTCGGCGAGAGCGGCGTTCTGCGGATGCGGGCCAGCACCGTGCAGGGCGCCGGTGGCAACGGCGTGTGCCTCAACGGGCGCGCGTCCATCGACCTCGAGGACTGCGAGATCATCGGCGCGGCCAAGCCGGCCCTCGCGGTGGAGCAACAGGCCGCCGCGGTGATCCGCCGGCTGACCGTCAGCGGCGGCGACGGCATCGGGGCGTACCTGGCCACCAGCGGGGCGGTGTCCGTCGAGGACAGCACGATCGCCGGAATCGGGCACGACGGAGTGTTCGTCAGCAGCCGGTGCGCGCCGCGGCTGACCCGGACGACGGTGCGCTCTCCCGGCCGGCACGGCCTGCGCTTCGTCGGGCAGGCCGCCGGTGTGGTCGAGCGGTGCGCGGTCCTCGGGGCGGGCGCGGCGGCGGTCAGCGTGGACGAACGCTCCACACCCGAGTTCAGTGAGCTCGAGGTGGAGGGCGGGGCCGACGTGGCGGTGCGGATCGAGGGGGGCGCCGACCCGTTCTTCCGTCGCCTCCAGGTGTCCGGTTGCAACGGCACGGCCGTCGTGGTCACCGGTGGCGCCCGCGGCACACTGGAGAACATCACCTTGGACCGTCCCGGCGGCCACGGCCTCGCCGTCGCCGACGCGGCCCGCACCACGGTCACCGGGCTGAGCCTGCGCGGTGCGACGGGCGTCGGCCTCCACGTCGCGAACGCCGTCCTGACCTGCACCGACGTCGACATCGCCGGCTGCGGCGACGCCGGGGTCGAGGCCGGCGCCGGCGCCGAGGTGTCGCTCACGCAGTGCCGGGTGCGCGAGAGCCGGGCCGACGGGTGCCTGGTGGGCGCCGGCGGCACCGGCCTGCTCGCCGACTCGGAGTTCGACGGCAACGCCGGCAACGGCGTCACCATCGCCACCGCCGAGCCGGTACGCCTGACCGGCTGCGCGGTACGCGACAACCGCGGGTCGGGGCTGCGCCAGCTGGTGCCGGGCGAGCTGACGGTGGACGGGCTGACCAGCGCCCGCAACGCCGCCCCGGACGCGTACGGCACGAGCGCCGCCGGCACCGCCTCCGCGTACGCCGACGCTCCGCCACCGGACCGTGCCGAGATCCGCCGGGCCAGTGACCCGCTCACCGAGCTGCACGACCTGGTCGGCCTGTCCAGCGTCAAGCACGAGGTGTCGTCGCTGATCAATCTCAACAAGATGTCACAGCGCCGCAGGGAGGCCGGGCTCAGCGCCCCGCCGATGGCCCGGCACCTCGTCTTCGCCGGGCCGCCCGGCACCGGCAAGACCACCGTCGCCCGGCTCTACGGCGCGATCCTCGCCGACCTGCGCGTGCTGCGGTCCGGGCACCTCGTCGAGGTGGCCCGTGCCGACCTCGTCGCCCAGATCATCGGCGGCACCGCGATCAAGACCACCGAGGCGTTCAACCGGGCGCTCGGTGGCGTGCTGTTCATCGACGAGGCGTACACCCTCAGCACCGGCCGGGGCGGCACCGGCCCCGACTTCGGCCGGGAGGCGATCGACACCCTGGTCAAGCTCATGGAGGACCACCGCGACGACATCGTCGTCATCGCCGCCGGCTACTCCGCCGAGATGCAGCGCTTCCTGGACACCAACCCGGGGCTCGAGTCACGGTTCAGCCGGACCATCGAGTTCCTCAGCTACAGCGCCGCCGAGCTGGTGACGATCGTCGAGGAGCAGTGCCGCCGCCACGACTACCACCTGGACGAGGAGGCCACGGCGCTGCTGCTGGACCACTTCGAGGCCATCCCCAAGACGGGGACGTTCGGCAACGGCCGTACCGCCCGGAAGGTCTTCGAACGGATGGCCGATCGGCAGGCGTCCCGGCTCGCCGCGTCCGACCGACTCACCGACGCGGACATGCGCCTGCTCACCGCCGCCGACTTCAGCGCCGACGCATGA
- a CDS encoding LuxR C-terminal-related transcriptional regulator, whose protein sequence is MSRRHPVVGRQAELGALAAAGRDTSGSGRLALVRGVAGSGRTALLRAAADAWRDEGAVVLWLPPAEPGESSEGGFEALLHTVRQHYELLGEPSLAVPVADLGALCASPADRSTGRTAALAREAATLFHRIGSHGRAVLITDDAGGAPGRALALDAATRPGVLVVAATEPDAPAAGRLDAMAEVVIELPALATPAVRDLLDRRHGTPVDNALVTTLAQALGPLAGHPATVVATVEALRQDDRLTVAGGHLCLRDPHEPIPLPPGHPLTARLYGYGTPAVRLATMASVARFGLADLPLFAAATLGDPDGYGAILDELVSAGVLVADRLGDIRPQSPALAARLVRDAGPRAVARLHRACAAALLRRAGAGEAGDRLRLADHVTSAGTAMPPDRRTAVTLLSTAVRAAEREPGRAAHWLTAALRHCDDGDTAGDIQARLLRLLVRTGQFSRLAAEVDRIVARGVPAADRADLAAAALLAALHTGDPLPQRVRAAFAGPDATVAFGDAWPAAAAAATAEPAVAPAPTAALLAAHEVAVVRRALTGGPAADPLLRAGGLGDVVEVLRLVLGDARYGPPVDGAAAAYHRLHEHRCRGDLAGVLSAAREANLTGAPDQVVPRLARLWAAEVLALSGQTEAAAEWVRSVPAEPPYAALRWWVTNGPGGEPRDATDAVGRIAAGWRAYDAQRAYGSPIGVEYLLVRIADLAARFGVDPAADRLRALRADDGPLFTSEAAALIRALTDGDPTAAAQGAGQARTRGHRLDLWYATLALGRTAEDAGPWLLEAHAVARTLGAPVARSVVAGALRQRGMAPPQARGARPAFSAVEVQIIELLRGGRTNRQIAARLRLSEKTIENHLTRLFARTGLRSRVELAAATVQTDVLGAAS, encoded by the coding sequence ATGTCGAGACGACATCCGGTGGTGGGCCGGCAGGCGGAACTCGGCGCCCTGGCCGCCGCCGGACGCGACACCTCCGGTAGCGGACGGCTCGCGCTGGTTCGTGGCGTCGCCGGAAGCGGTCGAACGGCGCTGCTGCGGGCCGCCGCCGACGCCTGGCGGGACGAGGGCGCCGTGGTGCTGTGGTTGCCGCCGGCCGAGCCGGGCGAGAGCTCCGAGGGCGGCTTCGAGGCGCTACTGCACACCGTCCGGCAGCACTACGAGCTGCTGGGCGAGCCCAGTTTGGCCGTACCCGTGGCAGACCTCGGCGCGCTGTGCGCGTCGCCCGCCGACCGGTCGACGGGTCGGACCGCGGCGCTGGCCCGGGAGGCCGCGACGCTTTTTCACCGGATCGGCAGCCACGGCCGGGCCGTCCTGATCACCGACGACGCCGGCGGCGCGCCCGGCCGCGCGCTCGCGCTCGACGCCGCCACCCGGCCGGGCGTCCTGGTCGTGGCCGCCACCGAACCGGACGCGCCCGCCGCCGGTCGCCTCGACGCGATGGCCGAGGTGGTCATCGAACTGCCAGCGCTTGCGACCCCGGCGGTACGGGACCTGCTCGACCGCCGACACGGCACGCCTGTCGACAACGCGCTCGTCACCACGCTGGCGCAGGCGCTCGGCCCGCTCGCCGGGCACCCGGCGACCGTCGTGGCGACCGTCGAGGCGCTGCGTCAGGACGACCGGCTCACCGTCGCCGGCGGGCACCTGTGCCTGCGGGACCCGCACGAGCCGATCCCGTTGCCGCCCGGCCACCCCCTGACCGCCCGCCTGTACGGGTACGGCACCCCCGCCGTCCGCCTGGCCACGATGGCGTCGGTGGCCCGATTCGGCCTGGCCGACCTGCCGCTGTTCGCCGCCGCGACGCTCGGCGACCCGGACGGGTACGGCGCGATCCTCGACGAACTGGTGTCCGCCGGGGTGCTGGTCGCCGACCGGCTCGGCGACATCCGGCCACAGAGCCCCGCCCTCGCCGCCCGTCTCGTCCGTGACGCCGGGCCGCGGGCGGTGGCCCGGCTGCACCGCGCCTGTGCCGCCGCCCTGTTGCGCCGCGCCGGCGCGGGTGAGGCCGGGGACCGGCTTCGGCTCGCCGACCACGTCACATCGGCCGGCACCGCCATGCCACCGGACCGGCGTACCGCTGTCACGTTGTTGTCCACCGCGGTGCGCGCGGCCGAACGGGAGCCGGGCCGGGCGGCGCACTGGCTGACCGCCGCGCTGCGCCACTGCGACGACGGGGACACGGCTGGCGACATCCAGGCGCGGCTGCTGCGGCTGTTGGTCCGCACGGGTCAGTTCAGCCGGCTCGCCGCCGAGGTGGACCGGATCGTCGCCCGTGGTGTCCCGGCGGCGGACCGCGCCGACCTGGCCGCCGCCGCGTTGCTCGCCGCCCTGCACACCGGCGACCCGCTGCCGCAGCGGGTGCGTGCCGCCTTCGCCGGCCCGGACGCGACGGTGGCGTTCGGGGACGCCTGGCCGGCGGCAGCTGCGGCCGCGACCGCCGAGCCGGCGGTAGCTCCGGCCCCGACCGCCGCGCTGCTGGCGGCGCACGAGGTCGCGGTCGTCCGGCGGGCGCTCACCGGTGGTCCGGCGGCCGACCCGCTGCTGCGTGCCGGGGGCCTCGGCGACGTGGTCGAGGTGTTACGGCTGGTGCTGGGCGACGCCCGGTACGGTCCGCCGGTCGACGGTGCGGCCGCCGCGTACCACCGGCTGCACGAGCACCGCTGTCGCGGCGACCTCGCCGGTGTGCTGTCCGCCGCCCGGGAGGCGAACCTCACCGGAGCACCGGACCAGGTCGTGCCACGCCTGGCCCGGCTGTGGGCGGCCGAGGTGCTGGCGCTGAGCGGCCAGACCGAGGCAGCCGCCGAGTGGGTGCGGTCGGTGCCGGCCGAGCCACCGTACGCCGCGCTGCGCTGGTGGGTCACGAACGGCCCCGGCGGCGAGCCGCGCGACGCGACGGACGCGGTCGGGCGGATCGCCGCCGGCTGGCGAGCCTACGACGCCCAGCGGGCGTACGGCAGCCCGATCGGCGTCGAGTACCTGCTCGTCCGGATCGCCGACCTCGCGGCCCGGTTCGGCGTCGACCCGGCGGCCGACCGGCTGCGCGCCCTTCGCGCCGACGACGGGCCACTGTTCACCAGCGAGGCGGCGGCGCTGATCCGGGCGCTCACCGACGGCGACCCGACGGCTGCCGCGCAGGGCGCGGGCCAGGCCCGGACGCGCGGTCACCGCCTCGACCTGTGGTACGCCACCCTCGCGCTCGGTCGCACCGCCGAGGACGCGGGTCCGTGGCTGCTGGAGGCGCACGCGGTGGCCCGGACGCTCGGCGCGCCGGTGGCCCGGTCGGTGGTCGCCGGGGCACTGCGTCAGCGGGGGATGGCACCGCCGCAGGCGCGCGGCGCCCGACCCGCTTTCAGCGCGGTCGAGGTGCAGATCATCGAGCTGCTGCGGGGCGGACGCACCAACCGGCAGATCGCCGCCCGCCTCCGGCTCAGCGAGAAGACCATCGAGAACCACCTGACCCGACTGTTCGCCCGCACCGGCCTGCGCTCCCGGGTGGAGTTGGCCGCGGCGACAGTGCAGACGGACGTTCTCGGTGCGGCGTCCTGA
- a CDS encoding sigma-70 family RNA polymerase sigma factor, whose protein sequence is MDQVTAQAASGELTRPPANDEALGVAYRTHGPVVLNYLSRMLLGNRALAEDILQETLVRAWNHPEARTADGQWSRGWLLTVARRIAIDHIRSAQGRTTEALDERIADQEVVEDDVDRMLNARTVREAVASLPERLRGALIEIYFRESSVAEAARNLSVPEGTVKSRTFYALRALHEELVKRDFAL, encoded by the coding sequence GTGGATCAGGTCACCGCGCAGGCGGCGTCCGGCGAGCTGACGCGCCCTCCGGCGAACGACGAGGCGCTCGGGGTCGCGTACCGGACCCATGGTCCGGTCGTGCTCAATTACCTGTCGCGCATGTTGCTGGGCAACCGCGCGCTGGCCGAGGACATCCTCCAGGAAACGCTGGTGCGCGCCTGGAACCATCCGGAGGCGCGCACAGCCGACGGGCAGTGGAGCCGGGGTTGGCTGCTGACGGTCGCGCGGCGCATCGCCATCGACCACATCCGGTCGGCGCAGGGGCGTACGACGGAGGCGCTCGACGAACGCATCGCCGACCAGGAGGTGGTCGAGGACGACGTCGACCGGATGCTGAACGCGCGGACCGTCCGGGAGGCGGTCGCGTCCCTGCCGGAGCGCCTGCGCGGCGCCCTGATCGAGATCTACTTCCGGGAGAGCTCGGTCGCCGAGGCGGCCCGCAACCTGTCCGTTCCCGAGGGGACGGTGAAGTCCCGGACGTTCTACGCGTTGCGGGCGCTGCACGAGGAGCTGGTGAAACGTGACTTCGCGCTCTAG